In Candidatus Acidulodesulfobacterium acidiphilum, the following proteins share a genomic window:
- a CDS encoding pantoate--beta-alanine ligase has protein sequence MKIITEIAEMKEFSRNLKKSEKKISFVPTMGKLHAGHVKLIESAKRYGETIVSIFVNPLQFGRGEDFDKYPRDIENDEKILSGLDVSVLFYPESDIVKNTDTFIVNPEYSKKLEGLFRPSHFQGVLTIVMKLFCIIEPDFAFFGLKDYQQYVLVKKMAEDFFLNIKIIPVETVREESGIAMSSRNTYLDVVGKEAASAFYKILSSTADLFKQGEKSPQKLTGFAVKELIKNGFKVDYVEITDPALNRKYQNAENGDILLAAIRCKGVRLIDNVFLS, from the coding sequence ATGAAAATTATTACCGAAATAGCCGAGATGAAAGAATTCTCCCGCAATTTGAAAAAGTCCGAAAAAAAAATTTCTTTCGTGCCGACAATGGGTAAACTTCACGCAGGTCACGTAAAGCTCATAGAATCGGCTAAACGTTACGGGGAAACCATAGTTTCTATATTTGTAAACCCCTTACAGTTTGGTCGGGGCGAAGATTTCGATAAATATCCGAGAGATATCGAAAACGATGAAAAAATCTTATCCGGATTAGACGTCTCCGTTCTTTTTTATCCTGAATCCGATATAGTTAAAAATACCGATACTTTTATTGTCAATCCCGAATATTCAAAAAAATTAGAAGGGCTTTTCAGACCTTCGCATTTTCAAGGCGTGCTTACGATAGTCATGAAACTTTTCTGTATAATCGAACCCGATTTTGCTTTTTTCGGCTTAAAAGATTATCAGCAGTATGTTTTAGTAAAAAAAATGGCGGAAGATTTTTTTCTAAATATAAAAATTATTCCGGTGGAAACGGTAAGGGAAGAATCCGGCATCGCAATGAGTTCTAGAAATACATATTTAGACGTTGTGGGAAAAGAGGCGGCAAGCGCCTTTTATAAAATATTGTCGTCGACAGCCGATTTATTTAAACAAGGAGAGAAATCGCCGCAAAAATTAACGGGATTTGCCGTAAAAGAGTTGATAAAAAACGGATTTAAAGTTGATTACGTCGAAATAACGGACCCAGCCCTTAATAGAAAATATCAAAATGCAGAGAATGGCGATATTCTTCTTGCCGCAATCAGATGCAAAGGGGTCAGGCTTATAGACAATGTATTTCTAAGTTGA
- a CDS encoding aspartate 1-decarboxylase: MQKILLKSKIHRVKITDANLEYEGSISIDEDLMEKAGILPYEKVNVWNINNGGRFETYAIKAGRNSGDIIVNGAASRLVQIGDTIIIATFGIYDENELKNFKPVLVYVDEKNRAVDIAK, from the coding sequence ATGCAAAAAATTTTACTTAAATCTAAAATACACAGGGTTAAAATAACGGATGCGAACCTCGAATACGAAGGCTCTATTTCCATAGACGAAGATCTTATGGAAAAAGCCGGAATTTTACCTTATGAAAAGGTTAACGTATGGAATATTAATAACGGCGGCAGGTTTGAAACGTATGCAATTAAAGCGGGCAGAAATTCCGGAGATATAATAGTAAACGGCGCCGCTTCGCGTTTAGTACAGATAGGCGATACGATAATTATCGCCACGTTCGGAATTTACGACGAAAACGAGCTTAAAAATTTTAAGCCGGTTTTGGTTTACGTCGACGAAAAGAACCGCGCAGTCGATATAGCAAAATAA